One genomic region from Eptesicus fuscus isolate TK198812 chromosome 4, DD_ASM_mEF_20220401, whole genome shotgun sequence encodes:
- the LOC129148681 gene encoding LOW QUALITY PROTEIN: proteasome maturation protein-like (The sequence of the model RefSeq protein was modified relative to this genomic sequence to represent the inferred CDS: inserted 1 base in 1 codon): protein MNTRGLGSQLKDSIPVTELSASGPFESHDLLRKGFSCVKNELLPSHPLELSEKXFQLNQDKMNFSTLRNIQGLFAPLKLQMEFKAVQQVQRLPFLPSSNLSLDILRGNDETIGFEDILNDPSQSELMGEPHLMVEYKLGLL, encoded by the exons ATGAATACCAGAGGACTTGGATCTCAGCTAAAGGACAGTATTCCAGTTACTGAGCTATCAGCAAGTGGACCTTTTGAAAGTCATGATCTCCTTCGAAAAGGTTTTTCTTGTGTGAAAAATGAACTTTTGCCCAGTCATCCTCTtgaattatcagaaa aattccAGCTCAACCAAGATAAAATGAATTTTTCCACACTGAGAAACATCCAGGGTCTGTTTGCTCCACTAAAATTGCAAATGGAATTCAAGGCAGTGCAACAGGTTCAGCGTCTTCCATTTCTTCCAAGCTCAAACCTTTCACTGGATATTTTGAGGGGTAATGATGAGACTATTGGATTTGAAGATATTCTTAATGACCCATCACAAAGTGAACTAATGGGAGAACCACACTTGATGGTGGAATATAAACTTGGTTTACTGTAA